A window of Photobacterium sp. GJ3 contains these coding sequences:
- a CDS encoding U32 family peptidase, translated as MKYSLGPLLYFWPKADVSQFYEQACHSDADVVYLGETVCAKRREMKVKDWLDLARALADHGKEVVLSTQALLEAPSEVRVLKDYINNGAFTIEANDVAAIHLAHQHKVPFVVGPAINGYNAQTLQHFLKLGMIRWCMPVELSRAWLQALLQDCEALKIRHQFETEVFSYGYLPLAYSARCFTARAEGRGKDECETCCIRYPDGLAAHSQEGQRLFTLNGIQTQSGYCYNLINDLSGMQGLVDVVRLSPLGPETLDTLKVFKAAERQSPQLALPDRLQCNGYWHRLAGLETHIR; from the coding sequence ATGAAGTATTCCCTTGGACCTTTGCTGTATTTCTGGCCCAAAGCAGACGTTTCACAATTTTATGAGCAAGCCTGTCACAGCGATGCCGATGTGGTGTATCTGGGAGAAACCGTCTGTGCCAAGCGACGGGAGATGAAAGTCAAAGACTGGCTGGATCTCGCCCGGGCTCTGGCCGACCACGGTAAAGAAGTGGTGCTTTCGACTCAGGCATTGCTCGAAGCACCCAGCGAAGTCCGTGTCCTGAAAGACTATATCAACAACGGTGCGTTCACCATCGAGGCGAACGATGTCGCCGCCATTCATCTCGCACACCAGCACAAAGTGCCGTTTGTGGTGGGTCCGGCGATCAACGGCTACAACGCGCAGACCCTGCAACACTTTCTGAAGCTCGGAATGATCCGCTGGTGCATGCCGGTCGAGCTTTCACGGGCATGGCTTCAAGCCCTGCTTCAGGATTGTGAGGCGCTGAAGATCCGCCACCAGTTTGAAACCGAAGTCTTCAGTTATGGTTATCTGCCGCTGGCCTATTCAGCCCGGTGTTTCACCGCCCGGGCGGAAGGCCGGGGCAAAGATGAATGTGAGACCTGCTGTATCCGGTATCCGGACGGATTGGCCGCCCACAGTCAGGAGGGACAACGCCTGTTCACCCTGAACGGCATTCAGACGCAATCCGGCTACTGCTATAACCTGATCAATGACTTATCCGGCATGCAGGGGCTGGTGGATGTGGTGCGTCTCAGCCCGCTTGGCCCTGAAACTCTGGACACGCTGAAGGTGTTCAAAGCGGCTGAACGGCAATCCCCGCAGCTTGCCTTGCCGGATCGTCTGCAGTGTAACGGCTACTGGCACCGGCTGGCAGGGCTCGAGACGCACATCCGCTGA
- a CDS encoding SCP2 domain-containing protein, with translation MTLNPLNLMYRIAPRLLSLHCRVAPFALHQTCLEPVLRRIFADALAAGELDFLTGRTVTLSIPDIQWQFTLTLRDEQLCMLPVVAEPDAVMRADSTDLLQIAARQVDPDTLFFQRRLFMEGDTELGLAVKNLIDSLEAETLPKPMLRALEIAASGMSQPG, from the coding sequence GTGACCCTGAACCCATTGAACCTGATGTACCGGATCGCGCCCCGGCTGCTGAGCCTGCACTGCCGGGTGGCACCATTCGCACTTCATCAAACTTGCCTGGAGCCGGTTTTGCGGCGGATATTTGCAGACGCACTGGCCGCAGGAGAGCTCGATTTCCTGACCGGCAGAACGGTCACGCTGTCGATACCGGATATTCAGTGGCAGTTTACCCTGACGTTGCGTGACGAACAGCTGTGTATGCTGCCTGTAGTGGCCGAGCCGGATGCCGTGATGCGGGCCGACAGTACCGATTTGCTGCAAATTGCCGCCCGGCAAGTGGACCCGGATACGCTGTTCTTCCAGCGTCGGTTGTTTATGGAAGGCGATACCGAACTGGGACTGGCCGTGAAGAACCTGATCGACAGCCTGGAAGCGGAAACGCTGCCCAAACCTATGCTGCGTGCACTGGAAATCGCAGCCAGCGGCATGAGCCAGCCCGGTTAA
- a CDS encoding peptidase U32 family protein, which produces MELLCPAGNLPALKTAIDQGADAVYIGFKDDTNARHFAGLNFEGKRLEQAVDYVRTHDRKIHVALNTFAHPDGFTRWQQAVDKAAALGVDALIVADMAVLAYASRRYPELELHLSVQASATNTEAIAFYREHFNVKRVVLPRVLSIHQVKQLARNTDVELEVFAFGSLCIMAEGRCYLSSYLTGESPNTAGACSPAKYVRWQETSQGLESRLNGILIDRYQPSEKAGYPTLCKGRFETPGTAQSQPNHVLESPTSLNTLSLLPELFAAGIASVKIEGRQRSQAYVADVTRVWRQAIDSYQAQPAAYQVKADWDQTLSRLSEGAQTTLGAYQRQWQ; this is translated from the coding sequence ATGGAGTTGCTCTGCCCGGCAGGAAATCTGCCCGCCCTGAAAACGGCCATTGATCAGGGTGCCGATGCGGTTTACATCGGCTTCAAAGACGACACCAATGCCCGGCATTTTGCAGGCTTAAACTTCGAAGGAAAGCGACTGGAGCAGGCGGTCGACTATGTGCGCACACATGATCGTAAAATCCATGTCGCGCTCAATACCTTTGCCCATCCGGACGGTTTCACCCGCTGGCAGCAGGCGGTTGATAAAGCAGCCGCTTTGGGCGTGGATGCACTGATTGTCGCCGACATGGCTGTGCTGGCTTACGCATCCCGGCGCTATCCAGAACTCGAGCTGCATCTGTCGGTGCAGGCGTCCGCCACCAACACCGAAGCCATTGCGTTTTACCGCGAGCACTTCAACGTGAAACGCGTTGTCCTGCCGCGCGTCCTGTCCATTCATCAGGTGAAACAACTGGCCCGCAACACCGACGTCGAGCTCGAAGTCTTTGCCTTCGGCAGCCTGTGCATTATGGCCGAGGGTCGCTGCTATCTGTCGTCCTACCTGACCGGGGAGTCGCCGAATACGGCGGGCGCCTGCTCGCCCGCAAAATACGTCCGCTGGCAGGAAACCTCGCAAGGGTTAGAATCGCGCCTGAACGGGATCCTGATCGACCGTTATCAGCCCAGTGAAAAAGCCGGCTATCCGACCCTGTGCAAAGGGCGGTTTGAAACCCCGGGCACCGCCCAATCGCAGCCAAACCATGTGCTGGAATCCCCCACCAGCCTCAATACCTTAAGTCTGTTACCGGAACTCTTTGCGGCCGGGATAGCCTCCGTCAAGATTGAAGGCCGCCAGCGCAGTCAGGCTTACGTGGCGGATGTCACCCGCGTCTGGCGTCAGGCCATCGACAGCTATCAGGCACAACCGGCGGCTTATCAGGTGAAAGCCGACTGGGATCAGACGCTGAGCCGTTTATCCGAAGGGGCACAAACAACCTTAGGTGCTTATCAGCGCCAGTGGCAGTAA
- the prfC gene encoding peptide chain release factor 3, with protein sequence MSFLTEVGKRRTFAIISHPDAGKTTITEKVLLFGNALQRAGTVKGRGSNQHAKSDWMEMEKERGISVTTSVMQFPYNDCLVNLLDTPGHEDFSEDTYRTLTAVDSCLMVIDAAKGVEDRTRKLMEVTRLRDTPIVTFMNKLDRDIRDPMELMDEVESELNIACAPVSWPIGCGKEFKGVYHIHRDETILYATGQGHTIQDVRIVKGLDNPELDDAVGADLAEQLREELELVLGASHEFDRDLFLKGELTPVFFGTALGNFGVDHMLDGLTEWAPAPMPRQANERDVAATEEKFSGFVFKIQANMDPKHRDRIAFMRIVSGTYTQGMKMNHVRTGKNVSISDAVTFMAGDRARAENAYAGDIIGLHNHGTIQIGDTFTQGENLKFAGIPNFAPELFRRIRLKDPLKQKQLLKGLVQLSEEGAVQVFRPLQNNDLIVGAVGVLQFDVVVARLKSEYNVEAIYESVNVATARWVECDDAKKLDEFRRKSEVNLALDGGDNLTYIAPTMVNLNLAKERFPEIDFRATREH encoded by the coding sequence ATGTCTTTTTTAACTGAAGTGGGTAAACGCCGTACGTTTGCCATCATTTCTCACCCGGATGCGGGTAAAACAACCATTACTGAAAAAGTCCTGCTGTTCGGAAACGCGCTACAGCGCGCCGGTACGGTGAAAGGCCGTGGCTCCAACCAGCATGCCAAGTCAGACTGGATGGAGATGGAAAAAGAGCGGGGCATCTCGGTGACCACCTCTGTGATGCAGTTTCCTTACAACGATTGTCTGGTCAATCTGCTGGATACACCGGGACACGAAGATTTCTCGGAAGATACGTACCGGACCCTGACGGCGGTTGACTCCTGCCTGATGGTTATCGATGCCGCGAAAGGTGTTGAGGACCGGACCCGGAAACTGATGGAAGTCACTCGTCTGCGTGACACGCCAATCGTGACGTTCATGAACAAACTGGACCGCGACATCCGTGATCCGATGGAACTGATGGATGAAGTGGAAAGCGAGCTGAACATTGCCTGTGCACCTGTCAGCTGGCCGATTGGCTGTGGTAAAGAGTTCAAAGGTGTTTACCACATTCACCGCGATGAAACGATTCTGTATGCAACCGGCCAGGGCCACACTATTCAGGATGTGCGTATCGTGAAAGGTCTGGACAATCCGGAGCTGGATGACGCTGTGGGTGCAGATCTGGCAGAACAGCTGCGTGAGGAACTGGAGCTGGTGCTGGGTGCCTCACACGAGTTTGATCGTGACCTGTTTCTGAAAGGCGAGCTGACCCCGGTTTTCTTCGGGACGGCACTGGGTAACTTTGGTGTTGACCACATGCTGGACGGCCTGACTGAGTGGGCGCCTGCGCCGATGCCACGTCAGGCAAACGAGCGTGATGTCGCAGCGACGGAGGAGAAGTTCTCTGGTTTCGTGTTCAAGATTCAGGCGAACATGGACCCGAAACACCGGGACCGGATTGCCTTCATGCGGATCGTATCGGGAACCTACACGCAGGGCATGAAAATGAACCACGTACGGACCGGCAAGAACGTCAGCATTTCGGATGCCGTGACTTTCATGGCGGGCGACCGTGCCCGTGCTGAAAATGCGTATGCAGGCGACATCATTGGTTTGCACAACCACGGTACGATTCAGATCGGTGATACTTTCACTCAGGGTGAAAACCTGAAGTTTGCCGGTATCCCGAACTTCGCCCCGGAACTGTTCCGCCGTATCCGCCTGAAAGATCCTCTGAAACAGAAGCAGTTGCTGAAAGGTCTGGTGCAGTTGTCGGAAGAAGGTGCGGTGCAGGTGTTCCGTCCGTTGCAGAACAACGATCTGATCGTCGGCGCGGTCGGTGTGCTTCAGTTCGACGTGGTGGTTGCCCGTCTGAAATCTGAGTACAACGTCGAAGCCATCTATGAAAGCGTGAATGTTGCCACGGCCCGCTGGGTTGAGTGTGACGATGCGAAGAAACTGGATGAGTTCCGCCGTAAGAGCGAAGTGAACCTGGCGCTGGACGGTGGGGATAACCTCACTTATATCGCGCCGACCATGGTGAACCTCAATCTGGCCAAAGAACGTTTCCCGGAAATTGATTTCCGCGCGACCCGCGAGCACTAA